Below is a genomic region from Medicago truncatula cultivar Jemalong A17 chromosome 3, MtrunA17r5.0-ANR, whole genome shotgun sequence.
cacaaaaataaaatctaagtAAATATACAAGATAATTATTATgtcatatataaataataataacatgtaaaaatatcaatcaatcatatatatatatatatatatatggtgatTGATGAAAATATGATAGAACCACCTGTGAAGTTTGAGCCACAAGAGTATATACACGTATGAATTACATATTTTCAATCATGTATAATTAATTCTGAACAGGGAGGTAATGTACCACTCAGAATAATTAGAACCTTACGAAACTCTTTACTTTTGCAGTTTTGCTTCTTGCCAAATCATACGTCTTTACGTAGTGCATGATTTGGTTGGCGACGCGCATTTGACTCAATTTTacgtaaaaaaaacaaaaaaaagattcaATATTACTCTAGTTGTTGCAGccgtttgataaaaaaagtgaACGAGAATAATGAAGTTTGCGTGAGCATATAAATGCACTCCGATAACTCCAATTATTTACCTTAATTGTGAATTCTAGTATCCAGACTAATCGtcagaaaatgaaaaaacctttcaattacaaattcaaaaaaatcataattttgatTATCTTAATTTAAACATTGCTAAATTGCCAATGGGATTGGATCTAtatacactactaaaaaaacaaaatttagtgaggaaaaatatgaaatttcttttaaattccGTCATTAAATTTTGTAACTAAAGAAATTGttaggaattttattttttccgtcatTAATTTCTCTCCTTGATTTTGCTTTCCATCACTAACAGttaattattatcatttaatcttcaaaatcaagaaatattaatcaatatttttacaaacaaTAATTGAATATAGTTGAATAAACTAGTCTCCCACAATTAATGTGTTAGAACTATGCTTAAGCAATATTGCACACATGAAACATGATCATTATGAGTTTCTTTTCCTGCAAAGGAACATgatcattaattatatatacttCGACGGTTCCtatttgttcttcttttttgtgTCTCCATTGAAACCGAAAAACAAATCCCGTGGAGCGcacatgcatttttttaacacaaaaagACAAGCAAGAGATTAAATGGAGACTTCGTTGTATCTGTGTAAGTCTATCTCATCTGTAAcatcattattttaatttttttaaactttttaaaacgCACTTTCTAATAACTTTATGTATACTAATGTAGATCCCTCAAAAAAAGAATGTATATTAATGTAAAGTTTGGTTCAAAATTACATTGTTGAATCCACCTGACCTGTACTAGCGACCGTTAATCCATAATAATTGCATCCAGTTTCTAAACGCGACAACAAATCCCACACTACCGTAAATGTTACCATGAACGAAAAGAAAAGTACACGTTTGTTTGAATTATTAAAGAACAATGCGCTAAGATAATggttaaaaaagtaaataatggatgttttgtattttaaataacaattttttatctctAAAAGTTGATAACAACGTTTTCTAacacatctttaaaaaaaaaaacgttttctCACACAATTTCTTTATATTTGCTTTCTTAATTAATGCTATAATAGatcatttttatataattatgtgtatttttttttttacaaaaaaaatatttattttataatttataaatttaatatgtaaaTAAGGGgtttcttttataaaaagtatgaattaaattaagtggtttactatttttttaataagtgggttgctatttgaatttgaataaattatcAACGTGGAAAAACTAGTATGAAACGTACGTGCTAATCATGGAAGAGAAGCTAAAGTAAAGTCTAACTATTGACATTAATTAAACTAGATAGCATAAGCTTAAATTGTTATATGCCCTATATCTAAAACCCTGCATGCACCCACCACTTTGGAGCCCAACCATACCTACGAAGGAGATTTTGGATCTTTTAAACTTTACTTTATATAGATAAAGATGAGTGAAATATCTTGAACATTAGCgaatataaatatcaataataaattaGTTTATGTGGTAAGAGAtttaaatttcatatattttaaagaaaattaaaatatctttctgaattcataatttttacttatatatatatatatatatatagctagtATTGTTCTACAATTCTTCGGGAAGTAACCGAAGTCTCACCGTTAATTAAACTTGTATTAAAAATGAATCACATTCAAAGTTGTACTGTTCTATTGTACGGTCGAACAAAGCAGCTGAAAAGCAAGTGAATTTCACggataataattaaatatcgtAAAATTAGATACGTTTCATTCTCAACAGATTGAACATTTACACTTGTCACTTGGTTTCCCAGTGAAGAGAGCTTTGTTCAAGCGTGATAGTCAAAAGATATGAGAAAATAGAGCACAATAGCAGTTTGATcaatataaaacatattttaaatatgaatcaGTCGCCattcaacaaacaaataaacataaacaatgTTACCCTCCTCTAAAATGTAAAGCAATAGTGCATGACTGTAAACCCATTTTACACGTGTCCGTTTGTTTACATCTATAAATCATTGGATTTTTAgggattttattatttaataggtTGCTTTTAATAGTAGTGGATGGATGGTTGGTTCAGTCAGGTGAGTTTGGCGACTTGGTACTCAAATCAAATAAAGCACTGCTAAACAAATTAAAGACAAGCTATATAAAAAATAGTGTAAACAAGCTATATAAAAAATAGTGTAAATTACACTATAATTGAATTACACTATCCTCATCTCTTATGTTATAATATATGCTCACTTCTCTTATatgatgcttgaattacaacttcttcccttaataattaaatatgcactacactttaatctattttaaaataaataaatatttttattatatattaatttttaaccaccaattaagaaaaattaattcaaatctttataatttaaatgtcaatcataattaaatttaaatatttttctattgattttataatttagagtataaaattaacttttaaatagcaatgctttattgtctttagtaatttttcatatattttaactttattttgggttgtttcatattttataatagggtttaaaactagtatgaaattgtgaataaaaaatagcaaaagatatgtattcaattttttatggctaaattacctttttgatcctctaactatttaattggtatcggattagtcctctaactaaaatttgatttatttcggtcctctaagtttctcactgttactatatttagtcctttctgttagttttattcaaataaatgttaGGAGATTTTATTCAAACAAACCCtaacatttatttgaataaaactaacaaaaatgactaaatgtagtaacggtgagaaacttagaggaccgaaataaatcaatttttagttagaggatcaatctgataccaactaaatagttagaggaccaaaaaggtaattaagccattttttattatattaaaatatccccgcaatactattttttttttctgaatgtgtgttagattattaatttttttgttagattattagaaataaaaaaaaaaatattgagggagtaaagtgtggattttaacataagaggggaggggagtataattcaagcttctcttaggggaggggagcgaaattttttctaatatgctttgaataagaggggagggaagtgtatattttaacataagagggagGAGAGTGTAGTTTAAACATCTTTGAGAGAAGGAAAGTGTAATTTATTCTATCATATAAAAAGATTTCATATTAGGGATGATCTGGTGTGATAAAAAAGGTGTTTGTTTCGAGCAGCAATCCGTCCAgatgtgataaaaaaatatcatataatcaTTTGGAACTTTGAAATTTGCGCATTCAATGCACTAAAAATTGAAGTCTTTGgctttttaatgaataattttctAATTGAAATCCTTAAAGAATGCTCTTAAAACACTCGTTAGCAAAATTCtttatttaatcattattttatcattatctCTCATTAAAATACGTACAAtaatatcatcaaaattcaatacCACTCAAATGACCTTAATTCTCATAGTTTAGAATAAATGTTGATTGATCTGCAACTCTTAGCTTAACTggtaaaatgtcgaaattgttagactGAATATCATGATCAGGGTGTGGGAATGAATGCAAATAATGGAGAAGTGTCACGTGAGGAAGTGGTGGCCTGGAGGGTTTGTACGCGTGATTAAGTAACTTGGGGGCCAGCCAAGCATTAACTACAACTTTCTTATTTGAAAGGACACAAAAAAACTAACTCCATTccattttgaatatattttgatagattatattcaacatttttttatattttttattatagtcAAGTAGCATAGTGGCTTAAAATTCACACGGCAAGATAAATAAGTGGGTTGTTGAGATTCGAACTTCAGCCTTAAAGTTCTCATCAATTAGGTTAAACTTACGATGAcgattatatttaaaatttaataaattatattcaagaataattttttatgaatcaatAAGTTGTAGGACATCAAATGACGAATCGTTCTAAAGAATTCGAATTtaattcttaaataaaaaaaaattgttagacaTTACTTATATTGTGATGgaactccaaattattaaaGCAACACCATAAAGAAGGTGTAGATGATTCACAATAGAAGAAGACATCTCAATAAGAGAAGAAGGCATCATAACCGATCTTCACATCCATTTGCAAGCCCTCAAATGATCCTATTATACAATAACAACAATCAACTCATATACATcccacaaaatatattttttttgtttttttgagattagtcctaaaaaaaaaatagtccttattttaattttatgtaaactAAATGCAAGGACTAAAAGcactcttattttattattattttttgtaaaactatataaagtataaactaaAAATGAATATTCTTTTGTAGGGATTACATTCGAAAactcatacttttattttatttttttaggaaagaaaacTCATACTTTTATAgcatctaaaatatatttacttctttgtcttttaaaaattactcctttttaatttttattgatataaacttaaatattaatggTCAAATTAGTTTTGTTCAGTTAGTGAGAAATTATTTAAGTCTCGTTGTATGTGATTGTGtgtatacatcttttttttaagaagctaaattagtccaCTTGAATTGACACTGAAgataatcgaacctgagacctcgagGAGGAGCATACTCACAAGTCCCAAACCAATACCACCAGAACAACCCAAGTGAGTTTGTTTGTATACATCTTTGTTAGCGCACATGAGACCTTGAGTCTTTCTCTGATCTTGGTGAATTCCTAGTACCGAACTCAGATACATGTTTTATATCAAGAAAAAGAACTTAAATTATAATGAAGCTGATTTTGgagaactatttttttttttttgtggtggccgaagttcgaacctcaaaccttgtatatattataaattgtttataccaactgagttaagctcacgaggaagGAGAACTAAATCTGATTGAACCTCCAAGCCAAACATAGAAAATGTGATTGCAACTTTTTGCCACCTAAGTTGTACTTAAGGAGGAAAAAACTAActatttcaaatcaatttttttttaattaacttgaaatgtttttgttgttgtttatatttaaattgaaaggGAGTATTGAGTTGGCAATCATGGTGCGTTTGGCGtgagaaaaatgatgaattgttagtataagaaaaagtttttGCCTTACTTAACTTGTCTACCACTTCACTTTATgtgatattaataataataataataataataataataataataacaataatcaatactatttaaaaaattaatgaatgctaatacttattttaacaacatttttaatgttatacttaaagcaaaattcattaatttgtataaaattaagACATTTTATCCCCAAAAAGCAAACAGATAATTATATTTtggcttttgtttttgtttcgtGTGGCTTTCAAAGCAATAATGTGGTGGAAAGCAATGATTAATTCATAGTTCCATAATGTCCACGCAAAATAGCACAGCTAAACATCCCCCCACAGTACCCCATGCATGAACCATCTACCTTATATATAAGAAGACTCACCAATACTCATATTCATATCAGTGTTTGTGACACAAAATTTAAGCTAGAGTTTGGTCTTCAATTTAAACCTTCCTTCTCTCCCTTCTCACAAGGGACtattcagagagagagagaaagaaagagtttTCATAAGATCATAACAATTACCATGTCGTCCCACCACAGTCATCTATCTTTTGCCTTTGGAGTTCTAGGCAACATTTCATCCTTTGTGTGCTTTCTAGCACCACTGTAAGTagaaacaataatattttcaatCCACTTCACttaattgtaaattttaatatatgatgatgatgaactttgaaaataaaactatattatatttttgcagACCAACATTTTATCGAATTTGTAAGAAGAAATCAACAGAAGGTTTCCAATCAATTCCATATGTGGCTGCACTATTTAGTGCAATGCTTTGGATGTTTTATGCCTATACCAAGAAGGGTGAAACTCTTCTTATCACCATCAATGCATTCGGTTGTGTGATAGAGACAATTTACCTCGCAGTTTTTGTTACTTACTGCCCCAAGAAAGTTAGGGTACGTGTATAAGAGTGATATGCATATTAAATTTTACTTGCATAGCTAAAGTTGCTAGGATGTTATTAGTTGTCACAATaacatctctttttaaaattttcgaatACTCTAGATGTCATGAATTATATATCCATGATaaacatattaatttttaaaaaaaattgttcttatgTAGATGTCAACATTGAGGATGATTGTGTTGATGAACTTTGTGGGATTTGGCACGATTGTCTTGTTAACTCACTTCCTAGCAAAACAAGAAGAAGGACGTATCAAGCTTCTTGGATGGATTTGTGTAGTTTTTGCTACTAGTGTTTTTGCTGCCCCTTTAAGCATTATCGTGAGTGCATCTTAATTAACATTCTTACCGACATGCTTGAATTagctttttaaattattatttttaagctTAATTAATTTCTCATCCATGCATGGTTTTAATCATCTTGTAGAGAGTTGTTATTCGCACCAAAAGTGTAGAGTTCCTTCCTTTTCCACTTTCAGTTCTCCTCCTCATAAGCGCGGTTATGTGGCTGTTGTATGGTCTTTCTCTCCGAGATATCTATGTTACTGTAAGTTCTCATCATTCATCTACTATGTTGTTTAAACTTTTTTAGTATAGTGAGTGTATCTACTATGAAAATGTCTTTCTCTAATGACGCGTGACGTAACAGAATTTCAAacatttgttttatgtttgcaTTTGTATTAATTAATTGCTATTTTGTCTTTATGGAATAATACATAACaaaacttatgttttttttttttatggacagCTCCCGAACGTTGTGGGGTTAACATTTGGAATAGTTCAGATCACACTCTATGCAATGTACAGAAACAGCAAACCCGTAATTGATGAGAAGCTACCAGAACATAAAGGAGACATTGTCGACAAAGAAATTGAAAACGTAGTAGTTCCAAGTAAAACAACAAATGATGAGAAGAAACTAGAAGTGAGTGTTGTTGATATGGTGATTgtggagaaaaaggaagagaaacaagatgaagaacatgatgagaaagagaagaaacaagACCAAGTAACTCAGGACAAAACAAAGGTTAAGAATGAAAATGACAACATTAATATCAACAAAACAGAGGAGAAAGATAGTGGTTGTGAAGTTTAATGGAAGAGAAATAGTTGGCGGGCACAATCTCCATCTctctttaatttgtttgtgtGAAATTCGAATTACGTGTAATATTTTAAGACGCATATAAAGGAGAAGAGACGGTGTAGATATTGACGTCTGTATCTTCCTCTCTCTACTTGTGGATTTTaacttgtttttactttatcactttttatgtaatttctcttttgtttacTTCAACCTAATTATAATAAGCATcgtgttaacttgtgcccttatgCCACATGTTAaggtttttataaaaagaaaaatatttattgaaaaacattaaatattggCACAATTTCAATtatatgagaaataaattggCACAATTTCCcatgtatataatttttatatttagaatCTTAACATGTGCCTTAAGGGCATAaggtaacatttttcttataataatatatgccCTCAATTCACATCGGTAGTCATTGGATTGAgataataaatttcaaatttcacacttgattatttaactatttaaaaaaaaaatctattaattAATCTTAATCTAATGATTATCAATGTAGCTACCTTCATGAATGATCAAACCATCAATTTTCCTAAATTTGAGAAAACATTCACGAATGAGAAACTTTTTTGCGTGGTGATTTGTTTCCAAATCTTCTGCCTCTGTTTCGAAGGATCGTTGTTGTTGATATCCATCGAGGTTGCTTCTTGTATCGTTGATGGATTGTGATGAACTCTATCGTTTGTTCATCCCTCGATATGAACTTTGTTTGATGATAGGTTATCTTTGTGATCGAAGATCTAGGCATCGCCATGCTGTTTCAGTTTTGTTTGGATCAAGTTTTCTCATATTTGTTTTGTTGCATATTGGGTCTGGTTGGCTCGAAAGAGCGTTTGGATCGTTGTTTGTTTTGGCGGACGACTCATTTTCCGTTACCAACTCACCATCACAAATGttcacaaaacttttttttttttttttgctatctaGTTTGGCGTCTGTATGTATAAGCTTACAGGGACAATATATTTACGATGCTGCAAGAATACAGATTTGCTCCAGTTGCTTACTTCCTCCAGTTTTCAGTTCTTTGTTCAGATGTAGGACACGTGGTAAGTAAAATACCAACGGTTGAGATTAATAACGTTTCACTGTTCCTCTTCTTGTCAACCGTATCCTCCATACTTTTTCTCCCTTTCACGTCTCCTGCTTGGTCATCTCAACTCTCGCTGTCGTATCACCACCATAACTCCGCCGTTTTTCCGCTGCATATTTACGCCGCCGTTGAATCACTGTTTTAATTCCATTGTGGAATCAGCTTTTCAAGTTCCACTGCATCTGCCCCTTTCCTAGTTTAGGGCTGTGAAGTTATATGGTGACTAATCAATTCAAGGTCTACTAGGAATTCACCAATTCAAGAAATAATGCAGATTTAATTATGCAATAGTGATGCTCAATGTTGCAGATTTTATGCAGAGTTTAGTTTGCAGTGTAATCAATTCATGAACAAATACACAGTGGCGGCGAACCTAGACGGAGCGACGGGCCTTCACGGCGGCGTCCTGGTAACACGGCAGAAGGTAGATGGCGCAGTGGTGGAGAATCACGTCGGAGCGGTTGGCCTTCACGACGGCTTCCAGGTAACGCGACAAAAGGAAGATGACGACTCAATGAAGCAGAAGACGTGAAAGGGAGAGGAACGGTGAAACTTTGTTAATCTCAACCGTTGGTATTTTACTTGCCACATATCCTACATTTGAACAAAGAATTGGAAAATTGGACGAAGTAAGGAACTGGAGCAGAAAGGTTTACCATCTAAAATccatttgcttaaaaaaaaatatgagcaGTATTTATCGGACTCAGCCTATGCAATAGGAGCTACAACGAATCTCACATTATACATTTGAGTTGTATAACAAACcatactaaaataaatatattgttaAAATGGTCATTGATTAAATGTCTTAGACTTCTGGTAATTGATAATTAagttaggctaaaatatgattttggtccttgtaaatatgattcgttttgattttagtatctgtaattttttttgtagtttttggtccctgcaaaatattttatttttgaaaatagtccttggcctcaattttgtgatgatttgtcACCTTTGTAGGGACTacttccaaaaacaaaataatttgtatggacttttttctacaaaatgggttcagtcatcatgcgCCACATatacaaatcatcacaaaagtggggccagggactatttccaaaatcaaaatattttgcagggaccaaaaactaaaaactaaaattacagggactaaaatcaaaacgaagcatatttgcagggaccaaaaccatattttagccataaaGTTATTTCACTCAAATGTAAAAACCTTTCAACAGCTAAGCTTATCGCAATCTTTCCAATTTTGTGATAGATAAATGGTCATAAAAATGCAATGATCAATATTAAAAGGATGtagcaataatattaaaaaaaaaaaattaaaattagaatattCATTGGTGGAAAGTGATCATTCCTCGGCTCTAAGACTCTTCAAGGTTAGACATCTAAGTATAACCGTGAATTTTCATTGTCTATCTCATTTTATCTATTTACTGAATAAAATGTAAAGCTTTTATATAGTCAAACAATCACAACAAATTGTAAATCCAacttttatgatgattttaatttaaaccaaACATTTCTATTGACCCAACTATAATAATTGATTCACAATATAATTTATacatatcaattaaataaataaataaatatacacattaattcacaaattatatgtatataattaatactactagtTATGTAAAGAATGGTTGCTtctatccctaaaaaaaaaatgtaaagaaatggTGCCAATGAAAATATTGAAGGGGATGGCCAGCAAGTGGACTTGAATCTAGCAAAGGTGGTGATGCCGACTGTAATATCTAATAAAAGTCTAAAGCTGAGTTTGGTGAAGTAGAGGAGCCAAATCCACCCCACCTGGCTTTTCTTAGCAGCAAGGAGAGAATGCAATGAATAAGTTATTTGTAGTAGGTTTTAGGACTGATATTGTGAGTTGAATGCTTAAAATCGTATATTTTGTGACACACCATAAATAGCCAATGTGGAAAGGTGTTCTTCACATAGAATTATAATTAGCTTTTTGTTTTTCCTATGGCTAGGATGATGGATGAGTCCTGATGTGTTTTCTCTTCTCGAGTCTGGTATGTTTCTCTTTTGGTGTTAGGCATTTTCATGGTTATTCAGCATAAGCATAgtacattttaattttcatctttttttcagttttgtttttctttcaagttAAACTAGCCCACTCAAATTAACAACAGTGAGAATCGAACTTGCgaccttgaggaggaggagcacactctaaGGTCTCAAGTCAACACCACCAAGTAAACTCAAGTGGGTTCAGTTTTGATAGGTTGTTcacaaaagttaaaaataaaaaaataaaagacatgggttttttttttttttttttgaatatctaaataaatgatatgatgTACCCGAGTGAGTTTTTTGATATAATGTAATTTTATAGAGTATTTcaaattcttcaaaataaatcaattgatTGAATGATAGATTTGAAGAATTCTAAGATTGGAggtattttatgaaatattttgcaAACTTAGTTCAGAAAATTTCAAATaccacttaaaattaaaaatttgaaatttcttgACTACTCTATACAAcgttaatttcaattttatcctcaatattttgtaattaatgcctaaaaatttacttaaaattgAAAGTTGGTCCCAAAATGTTGctctattttcatatttttaaatttgacccaaaaaatttgaaatgaaagaaGTTCAACTGAAAAGTTTAAATTGcttaaaaatcttttttttttttttttctaatattaaTTTCATCGTTCAAACACAggtatgcattttttttaaggagacaCAGTGTATgcatttaattttcattatattccTAATGCGTCATATCTATATCTACTATTCTATTGCCTCAAGAaaatatctataatttttttagggtacttttttatttttattttattttagggtaCTATCTCTTAATTATTTTGCTATTGACAGACAGCTGGTGTGTGGAGATATAATGGGACCTAACAAAATAGTGTTGAGACGACTGCCTTAATTTGTTTGAAGCAAGAATCATATTCTTCTTAATTTCCATTCTTGCTAGCAACTTGACGAAATGGCCCTTTTTTACAGCGAGTATTGGGCTTTTGTTTTCGGCGTTATAGGTATATTATGCAGCTCATTATATTTAGGttttaattgttaaaaaaaaaaaaaattaggttttaaTTATAGACCGACAGAGTATATAATTATTTTCCACATGCATTTAATTATGTATTGTTGTGTTATTACAACTTATTTGTTTGATATTCGTTAATTGACGTACCAacacaatattaaatattttgtttaaaaaacataacattaaatAATTGTGTAAAATAATTGCACATTTACGCCGCATATTGATTAAATTCTTATATTATGgctttaatttatcattt
It encodes:
- the LOC11431164 gene encoding bidirectional sugar transporter SWEET12 encodes the protein MSSHHSHLSFAFGVLGNISSFVCFLAPLPTFYRICKKKSTEGFQSIPYVAALFSAMLWMFYAYTKKGETLLITINAFGCVIETIYLAVFVTYCPKKVRMSTLRMIVLMNFVGFGTIVLLTHFLAKQEEGRIKLLGWICVVFATSVFAAPLSIIRVVIRTKSVEFLPFPLSVLLLISAVMWLLYGLSLRDIYVTLPNVVGLTFGIVQITLYAMYRNSKPVIDEKLPEHKGDIVDKEIENVVVPSKTTNDEKKLEVSVVDMVIVEKKEEKQDEEHDEKEKKQDQVTQDKTKVKNENDNININKTEEKDSGCEV